One genomic segment of Fusobacterium nucleatum includes these proteins:
- a CDS encoding tetratricopeptide repeat protein, with the protein MKDDLLKKIEDLYDLDKHQEIIDMIETLPAEQLNNELIGQLGRAYNNVQNYEKAIEILKSIELEEGNTMRWNYRIGYSYYYLDDYENAEKCFLKAHEINPEDEEIKSYLLNIYIELSKQVINKDDSQEAQDKALEYALKSKEYITTDDDKIQCDSYLAWFYDKIGACDLAEELLKSVVSSGRDDIWVNSEYGYCLGELNRLEESLEHYLRAKELGRNDGWIHSQIGWTYRLLGKYEEALEADFKAQEIGQNDAWVNIEIGICYKELEKYEEAIKYYLIANEINEGKNVWLLSDIAWVYGVIENYDEELTYLEKVKKLGRNDEWIYAEYGKVYYKLEQYEKALKFFNKAKKLGQNDAWINVQIARCYKALDKNEVALKAYLKAEKFEKDDIWLLSEIAWLYDGIGKYKEGLKYLKRIEKLGRDDCWFNTEYGFCLMRMQKYDKAIEKYKHALELKEELNEEIYLNCQIGFCYRFLEQYEEALKHHMKSQELGRNDDWINIEIGLCYKELAKYEKALEHYLIAYEQDKEDTWLLSDIGWIYNELEKYEDGLEFLLKSQELGREDSWIYAEIGQCLGRLGKYEEGIEKLKKGLEILDEDKTNENTQERIFINSEIGWLYGKIENSDPNEALHYLYAARDLGRDDQWLNAEIGWELGYNDKGKDEEAIKYFERSIELGRDDEWVWARVANIYFDLERYEDALKAYNRAYELEGAYKEGKDSLYICSIGRTLRRLGKYEEAVEKLLESRRLSLEEGDGVDLEDLELAHCYAVLGDKEKAEEHMKLSLDALGTYAESEEYLKKQFDEIREMINVLSKPS; encoded by the coding sequence CAATTAAACAACGAATTAATAGGCCAATTAGGTAGAGCGTATAATAATGTTCAAAATTATGAAAAAGCAATAGAAATTTTAAAGAGCATAGAATTAGAAGAAGGAAACACTATGCGTTGGAATTATAGAATAGGTTATTCATATTACTATTTAGATGATTATGAAAATGCAGAAAAATGTTTTTTAAAAGCTCATGAAATAAACCCAGAAGATGAAGAAATTAAAAGCTATTTATTGAATATCTATATAGAATTATCAAAACAAGTAATTAATAAAGATGATAGTCAAGAAGCACAAGATAAAGCATTGGAATATGCTTTAAAATCAAAGGAATATATAACAACAGATGATGATAAAATTCAATGTGATTCATATTTGGCTTGGTTCTATGATAAAATTGGAGCTTGTGATTTAGCAGAAGAACTTTTAAAGTCTGTTGTTAGTTCGGGTAGAGATGATATTTGGGTAAACTCTGAATATGGATATTGTCTAGGTGAATTAAATAGACTTGAAGAGTCGTTAGAACATTACTTAAGAGCTAAGGAACTTGGTAGAAATGATGGTTGGATACATTCTCAAATTGGGTGGACATATCGTCTTTTAGGAAAATATGAAGAAGCATTGGAAGCTGATTTTAAAGCACAAGAAATAGGACAAAATGATGCTTGGGTTAATATTGAAATAGGAATTTGCTATAAGGAATTAGAAAAATACGAAGAAGCTATAAAATATTACTTAATTGCAAATGAAATAAATGAAGGTAAAAATGTTTGGTTATTATCAGATATAGCTTGGGTATATGGAGTTATAGAAAACTACGATGAAGAATTAACATATTTAGAAAAAGTTAAGAAACTAGGTAGAAATGATGAATGGATATATGCAGAGTATGGAAAAGTTTACTATAAATTAGAACAGTATGAAAAAGCATTAAAATTTTTTAATAAAGCAAAAAAACTAGGACAAAATGATGCTTGGATTAATGTTCAAATAGCAAGATGTTATAAGGCATTAGATAAGAATGAAGTTGCTTTAAAAGCTTATTTAAAAGCAGAAAAGTTTGAAAAGGATGATATATGGTTATTATCTGAAATAGCTTGGCTTTATGACGGAATAGGTAAATATAAAGAAGGTTTAAAATATCTTAAAAGAATTGAAAAACTAGGTAGAGATGATTGTTGGTTTAACACTGAATATGGTTTCTGTTTAATGAGAATGCAAAAATATGATAAAGCTATAGAAAAATATAAACATGCTTTAGAATTAAAAGAAGAACTTAATGAAGAAATTTATTTAAATTGTCAAATAGGCTTCTGTTATCGTTTTTTAGAACAATATGAAGAAGCATTAAAACATCATATGAAAAGTCAAGAATTAGGTAGAAATGATGATTGGATAAATATAGAGATTGGTCTGTGTTATAAAGAATTAGCAAAATATGAAAAGGCACTTGAACATTATTTGATAGCTTATGAACAAGATAAAGAAGATACTTGGTTACTATCAGATATTGGTTGGATTTATAATGAGCTTGAAAAATATGAAGATGGTTTAGAATTTTTATTAAAATCTCAAGAATTAGGTAGAGAAGACAGTTGGATATATGCTGAAATTGGACAATGTTTAGGTAGGTTAGGTAAGTATGAAGAGGGTATTGAAAAACTAAAAAAAGGTCTAGAAATACTTGATGAAGATAAAACCAATGAAAATACACAAGAAAGAATCTTTATAAATTCTGAAATAGGTTGGCTTTATGGAAAAATAGAAAATTCAGATCCTAATGAAGCTTTACACTATTTATATGCAGCAAGAGATTTGGGGAGAGATGACCAATGGCTTAATGCAGAGATAGGATGGGAATTAGGATACAATGATAAAGGTAAAGATGAAGAAGCTATAAAATATTTTGAAAGATCTATTGAATTAGGTAGAGATGATGAATGGGTTTGGGCAAGAGTTGCTAATATCTATTTTGATTTGGAAAGATATGAAGATGCTTTAAAAGCATATAATAGAGCTTATGAACTTGAAGGAGCATATAAAGAAGGAAAAGATAGTTTATATATATGTAGTATAGGAAGGACTTTAAGAAGACTTGGAAAATATGAAGAAGCTGTTGAAAAACTTTTAGAATCAAGAAGACTGTCTCTTGAAGAAGGAGATGGAGTAGACTTAGAAGATTTAGAACTAGCTCATTGTTATGCTGTTCTTGGAGATAAAGAAAAGGCAGAAGAACATATGAAATTGTCACTTGATGCCTTAGGAACTTATGCAGAAAGTGAAGAATATCTGAAAAAACAATTTGATGAAATTAGAGAAATGATAAATGTTCTATCAAAACCATCATAA